A single window of Asticcacaulis sp. AND118 DNA harbors:
- a CDS encoding TonB-dependent receptor, whose amino-acid sequence MNRSFRRTPLRAALSGTTAILFALAFMPASAQEDAPAAPADDIQTVVVTGYRASLQSALNTKRNADVMIDAINAEDIADFPDANLAESLQRIPGISIDRDNGEGRTITVRGLGGDFTRVRINNLEALSTAGTNDTNSTAMNTTRTFDFNVFASELFNSLKVRKTASAETDEGSLGATVDLQTGRPFDYKRDRYAFAIENAYYDNGGFNNPRVTGLFSKRWAGGKLGFLASVAYSEKDSENDQYRRQIVTGEYVYRSATWATLENPRRAGFSAPTGTVFTNGSLNANGTTSTTVPITNAAYLAAITGSDPAAYALLHPSLDGSQVIFPALAGPEQQDLHQERLGITSSFQAQISPKTRATVDVLYSRQNSTSTLNQLLPFGLNRNNTNATYARATAATALSSKRGLYPGTCTATAGSAFASPIDCGQTLYGTTLVAGTNFSYNPNNLDVYDYYNWSGSKGYVASADGLAIRDKQIGRPATDVLAANVTNGVADYLQLRNVDWSARADQGSYETTFQQISFNLTHEFTDKLKGDFTYGASRSRLDSTGKMAEWGLYDQQATFTYDERGGGDMPLFDAGFNAADPTQWTILKGVSFLRHHKKFVDNRYNSWKADFTYAFDDHLTFKFGGTGRDYRFSTASYERQNVQINPTEKEAGVTIESLGKVINFGQGLDVPAGSTTAWFGPDIDKFDALFGFTCNCINKWGDWRLTQFRQQGRETFSVREKTGGAYAQVNFNYDFFDGWNAFGNLGVRYATTDVESVGRSDSGRPVVGNNAYSDTLPSFNIAIRPRDDLYIRFGAAKTMSRPTLQQLAPTITQMSIPAGETTGATLTVGNPKLSPFRADNLDLAVEWYYARGGLISAALFKKTINSYPQTVRFSAPFSQFFSPESLASLLALYDSTGDQRADYIRGDYDVTARQFRDAPGGELKGIEINYQQAFTFLPGLLKNTGIQLNATHIDSELTYILDPGSDTTPQVLGKGPWLGASPNAVNLTFYYEDEKINTRVSLAQRDGYYTTYPVVAGSCAPGVINGVACDTPLINDFGGSEETLNVDFAFSYSVSKRLSISVEGLNLTNQTTNRYYYSDQPVTALYGSTGRQFTVGLRYRM is encoded by the coding sequence ATGAACAGATCCTTCCGGCGCACCCCGCTGCGCGCCGCCCTGAGCGGCACCACCGCCATATTGTTCGCCCTCGCCTTTATGCCCGCCTCCGCTCAGGAAGACGCGCCCGCCGCCCCGGCTGACGATATCCAGACCGTCGTCGTGACCGGCTATCGCGCCTCGCTGCAAAGCGCGCTGAACACCAAGCGCAATGCCGATGTAATGATCGACGCCATCAATGCCGAAGACATTGCCGACTTCCCGGACGCCAACCTCGCCGAATCGCTGCAACGTATTCCCGGCATCTCGATCGATCGCGACAACGGCGAAGGCCGCACCATCACCGTGCGCGGCCTGGGCGGCGACTTCACCCGCGTGCGCATCAACAATCTCGAAGCCCTGTCGACGGCGGGCACCAACGACACCAATTCGACCGCGATGAACACCACGCGGACCTTCGATTTCAACGTATTCGCCTCGGAGTTGTTCAACAGCCTCAAGGTGCGCAAAACCGCCTCGGCCGAAACCGACGAAGGCTCGCTGGGCGCGACCGTGGACCTGCAAACCGGTCGCCCCTTCGATTACAAGCGCGACCGCTACGCCTTCGCCATCGAGAACGCTTATTACGACAATGGCGGTTTCAACAATCCGCGCGTCACCGGTCTGTTCTCGAAACGCTGGGCCGGCGGCAAGCTGGGCTTCCTCGCCTCGGTCGCCTATTCGGAAAAGGACTCCGAAAACGATCAGTATCGCCGTCAGATCGTCACCGGCGAATATGTTTACCGCTCGGCGACGTGGGCGACGCTGGAAAACCCGCGCCGGGCGGGCTTCTCGGCCCCGACCGGCACCGTCTTCACCAATGGCAGCCTGAACGCCAACGGCACGACCTCAACCACCGTGCCTATCACCAATGCGGCCTATCTGGCGGCCATCACCGGTTCGGACCCGGCGGCCTACGCCCTCCTGCATCCGTCGCTCGACGGTTCTCAGGTCATCTTCCCGGCATTGGCCGGACCTGAACAGCAGGATCTGCATCAGGAGCGTCTGGGCATCACCTCGTCGTTTCAGGCGCAGATTTCGCCGAAGACCCGCGCCACGGTGGACGTGCTCTATTCCAGACAGAACAGCACCTCGACGCTGAACCAGTTGCTGCCCTTCGGTCTGAACCGCAACAACACCAACGCCACCTATGCCCGCGCCACGGCGGCAACGGCCCTGTCGTCCAAACGCGGCCTGTATCCCGGCACCTGCACGGCCACGGCGGGCAGCGCCTTCGCTTCGCCCATCGACTGCGGTCAGACCCTGTACGGCACGACTTTGGTGGCGGGAACGAACTTTTCGTACAACCCCAACAATCTCGACGTCTACGACTACTACAACTGGTCCGGTTCAAAGGGGTACGTCGCCTCGGCGGACGGCCTGGCCATCCGCGACAAGCAGATCGGTCGCCCGGCCACCGACGTGCTGGCGGCCAATGTCACCAATGGCGTCGCCGACTATCTGCAACTGCGCAATGTCGACTGGTCGGCCCGCGCCGATCAGGGCAGCTACGAGACCACTTTCCAGCAGATCTCGTTCAATCTGACGCACGAATTCACCGACAAGCTGAAGGGCGACTTCACCTACGGCGCCTCGCGCTCCAGACTGGATTCGACGGGTAAGATGGCCGAATGGGGTCTCTACGATCAGCAGGCCACCTTCACCTATGACGAGCGCGGCGGCGGCGACATGCCGCTGTTCGACGCCGGCTTCAACGCCGCCGACCCGACGCAATGGACCATCCTCAAGGGCGTGTCCTTCCTGCGCCACCACAAGAAGTTCGTCGATAACCGCTACAATTCGTGGAAGGCCGATTTTACCTACGCCTTCGACGATCACCTGACCTTCAAATTCGGTGGGACGGGCCGCGACTACCGCTTCTCGACTGCCTCCTATGAGCGTCAGAACGTCCAGATCAATCCGACCGAAAAAGAAGCCGGCGTCACCATCGAGAGCCTCGGCAAGGTCATCAATTTCGGTCAGGGGCTCGACGTCCCGGCGGGCTCGACGACCGCGTGGTTCGGTCCGGATATCGACAAGTTCGACGCCCTGTTCGGCTTTACCTGCAACTGCATCAACAAGTGGGGCGACTGGCGGCTGACCCAGTTCCGCCAGCAGGGCCGCGAAACCTTCAGCGTACGCGAAAAGACCGGCGGGGCCTATGCGCAGGTCAATTTCAACTATGATTTCTTCGACGGCTGGAACGCCTTCGGTAATCTGGGCGTGCGCTACGCCACGACCGATGTCGAATCGGTGGGCCGTTCGGACAGCGGTCGTCCCGTCGTCGGCAACAATGCCTATTCGGACACCCTGCCCTCGTTCAACATCGCCATCCGCCCGCGCGACGACCTCTATATCCGCTTCGGTGCGGCCAAGACCATGTCGCGTCCGACGCTTCAGCAACTGGCGCCGACCATCACCCAGATGAGCATCCCCGCCGGCGAAACCACGGGCGCCACCCTGACCGTCGGCAATCCGAAACTGTCGCCGTTCCGCGCCGACAATCTCGATCTGGCCGTGGAATGGTACTATGCCAGAGGCGGTCTGATTTCGGCGGCCCTGTTCAAGAAGACCATCAACTCCTACCCGCAGACCGTGCGCTTCTCCGCGCCGTTCTCGCAATTCTTCAGCCCGGAAAGCCTGGCCTCGCTGCTGGCCCTCTACGACTCCACCGGCGACCAGCGCGCCGACTATATCCGCGGCGATTACGACGTCACCGCGCGTCAGTTCCGCGACGCGCCGGGCGGCGAGTTGAAGGGCATCGAGATCAACTATCAGCAGGCCTTCACCTTCCTGCCCGGTCTGCTGAAAAATACCGGCATCCAGCTCAACGCCACCCATATCGACTCGGAACTGACCTATATCCTCGATCCGGGCTCGGACACGACGCCGCAGGTTCTGGGCAAGGGGCCGTGGCTGGGCGCGTCGCCCAATGCGGTCAACCTGACCTTCTATTACGAAGACGAGAAGATCAATACGCGCGTGTCGCTCGCGCAGCGCGACGGCTACTACACCACCTATCCCGTCGTCGCCGGCTCCTGTGCGCCCGGCGTGATCAATGGCGTGGCCTGCGACACGCCGCTGATCAACGATTTCGGCGGCTCGGAAGAGACGCTGAACGTCGATTTCGCCTTCAGCTATAGCGTCTCCAAACGCCTGTCGATCTCGGTCGAAGGCCTCAACCTGACCAACCAGACGACCAACCGCTACTACTATTCGGACCAGCCGGTCACCGCACTGTACGGCTCGACGGGCCGTCAGTTCACGGTGGGCCTCCGGTACCGCATGTAA
- a CDS encoding FadR/GntR family transcriptional regulator: protein MTDRRYQHIAKQIIGLIESGEFPPGSRLPGERELAERLGVSRVTIREAEIALEAQGYIVIKTGSGVYVQARPAPEMIFSADVNAFELTTSRAVIESEAAALAALHITPQALVALEETVRVMERNDAEAEAADEEFHTIIAQNTGSPIIEHFVRTLWRIRNEAPQVAHVYGNVCKGGFEDRVQEHMAVLEAIRNRDPNAARSAMREHFSRLFEAMLAAEEKEALAELRKKTLEHRDRFKLSTQHSAA from the coding sequence ATGACGGACCGCCGTTATCAGCATATCGCGAAACAGATCATCGGCCTGATCGAGTCCGGCGAGTTTCCGCCCGGCAGCCGCCTGCCCGGCGAGCGCGAACTGGCGGAACGTCTCGGCGTGTCGCGCGTCACCATCCGCGAGGCCGAAATCGCGCTGGAGGCTCAGGGCTATATCGTCATCAAGACCGGATCGGGCGTCTATGTTCAGGCGCGCCCGGCCCCGGAAATGATCTTCTCGGCCGACGTCAACGCCTTCGAACTGACCACTTCGCGCGCGGTCATCGAAAGCGAAGCGGCGGCGCTGGCGGCGCTCCACATCACGCCGCAGGCTCTGGTGGCTCTGGAGGAGACCGTCCGCGTCATGGAACGTAACGACGCCGAAGCCGAGGCGGCGGACGAAGAGTTCCACACCATCATCGCCCAGAATACGGGCAGCCCGATCATCGAGCACTTCGTGCGCACCCTCTGGCGCATCCGCAACGAGGCGCCTCAGGTGGCCCACGTCTACGGCAATGTGTGCAAGGGCGGCTTTGAGGACCGGGTGCAGGAGCACATGGCCGTGCTGGAGGCCATCCGCAACCGCGACCCAAATGCCGCACGCAGCGCCATGCGCGAACATTTCAGCCGCCTGTTCGAAGCCATGCTGGCGGCGGAAGAAAAGGAAGCGCTGGCCGAACTGCGCAAGAAGACGCTGGAGCACCGCGACCGCTTCAAGCTGTCGACCCAGCACAGCGCCGCCTAG
- a CDS encoding alpha/beta hydrolase: protein MRKPLFIALALLAGPVMAQDTPDAAEARAPIATAYPNIVYTHDQMVDVFVNPNATAAKPAPVLVYFHGGAWARGERPKAASSFGTFIRMGFSVVSVDYRLTAQATAPAAVSDALCALSWTKAHAEKYHFDASRIVAYGTSAGGHLALMAGMLPQNTDIADAKCGPLPRVAAILDYYGPTDLVPGVTAPKPWASLVNWIGPVNDPAAVAKAMSPVTYVRKDLPPIFIVHGTDDPTVPISQSTLLRDALTQAGIPVQMHTVEGGVHGKFTPEQKIAINADIKAFLIKQKLFDGTTR, encoded by the coding sequence ATGCGTAAGCCCCTGTTCATTGCCCTCGCCCTGCTGGCCGGTCCGGTCATGGCGCAGGATACGCCGGACGCCGCCGAGGCCAGGGCGCCCATCGCCACCGCCTATCCCAATATCGTCTATACGCACGATCAGATGGTCGATGTCTTCGTCAATCCCAACGCCACGGCGGCCAAGCCCGCCCCGGTACTGGTCTATTTCCACGGCGGAGCCTGGGCGCGCGGTGAACGTCCCAAAGCGGCGTCGAGCTTCGGCACCTTCATCCGCATGGGCTTTTCGGTCGTCAGCGTCGATTACCGCCTGACGGCACAGGCCACCGCGCCGGCCGCCGTCTCCGACGCCCTGTGCGCCCTGTCGTGGACCAAGGCCCATGCCGAAAAGTACCATTTCGACGCCTCACGCATCGTCGCCTACGGCACCTCGGCGGGCGGGCATCTGGCGCTGATGGCCGGGATGCTGCCGCAGAACACCGACATTGCCGACGCCAAATGCGGTCCGCTGCCCAGGGTCGCGGCCATACTCGACTATTACGGCCCGACCGACCTCGTGCCCGGCGTCACTGCACCCAAGCCGTGGGCGTCTCTGGTCAACTGGATCGGGCCGGTGAATGACCCGGCGGCGGTGGCGAAAGCCATGTCGCCCGTGACCTATGTGCGCAAGGACCTGCCGCCCATCTTCATCGTCCACGGCACGGACGATCCGACCGTACCTATCAGCCAGTCCACACTGTTGCGCGATGCCCTGACGCAGGCGGGCATTCCGGTACAGATGCACACGGTCGAAGGCGGCGTGCACGGCAAGTTCACTCCGGAGCAGAAGATCGCAATCAATGCCGACATCAAAGCATTCCTGATCAAGCAAAAGCTGTTTGACGGGACCACCAGGTGA
- a CDS encoding methionine synthase, which produces MKKRLLPTSTAGSLPKPSWLATPETLWSPWKLEGDELVAGKQDALRLAVDDQEKAGIDIVGDGEQTRQHFVTTFIEHLDGVDFEKRETVRIRDRYDASVPTVVGAVSRPKPVFVADARYLRAQTDKPIKWTLPGPMTMIDTLYDAHYKSREKLAWEFAKILNEEAKELEAASVDIIQFDEPAFNVFFDEANDWGIATLEKAAEGLRCETAVHICYGYGIKANTDWKKTLGLEWRQYERTFPNLQKSKIDIISLECQHSHVPMELIELIRGKTVMVGAIDVASDIVETPEEVADTLRKALKFVDADKLYPCTNCGMAPLPRHVARGKLQVLGAGAEIVRKELLA; this is translated from the coding sequence ATGAAGAAGAGACTATTACCCACCTCGACCGCCGGCAGCCTGCCCAAGCCTTCGTGGCTGGCGACACCGGAGACCCTGTGGTCACCGTGGAAGCTGGAGGGCGACGAACTGGTCGCCGGCAAGCAGGACGCCCTGCGCCTGGCTGTGGACGATCAGGAGAAGGCCGGCATCGACATCGTCGGCGACGGCGAACAGACGCGCCAGCATTTCGTCACCACCTTTATCGAGCACCTCGACGGCGTCGATTTCGAAAAGCGCGAGACGGTCCGAATCCGCGATCGCTATGACGCCAGTGTGCCGACGGTCGTCGGCGCTGTATCGCGTCCGAAGCCGGTCTTTGTCGCAGACGCCAGATACCTGCGGGCGCAGACCGATAAGCCCATCAAGTGGACCCTGCCGGGACCGATGACGATGATCGATACGCTCTATGACGCCCACTACAAGAGCCGTGAAAAGCTGGCCTGGGAATTCGCCAAGATCCTCAATGAGGAAGCGAAGGAACTGGAGGCCGCCAGCGTCGATATCATCCAGTTCGACGAGCCCGCCTTCAACGTCTTCTTCGACGAGGCCAACGACTGGGGCATCGCCACGCTGGAAAAGGCGGCGGAAGGGCTCCGTTGCGAGACCGCGGTCCACATCTGCTACGGCTACGGGATCAAGGCCAATACGGACTGGAAGAAGACGCTGGGTCTGGAGTGGCGTCAATATGAGCGAACCTTTCCCAATCTGCAAAAATCGAAGATCGATATCATCTCGCTGGAGTGCCAGCATTCGCATGTGCCGATGGAACTGATCGAACTGATCCGGGGCAAGACGGTGATGGTCGGGGCCATCGACGTGGCCAGCGACATTGTTGAGACTCCGGAAGAGGTCGCCGATACCCTGCGCAAGGCGCTGAAGTTCGTCGATGCTGACAAGCTCTATCCCTGCACCAACTGCGGCATGGCGCCCCTGCCGCGCCACGTCGCCAGAGGCAAGTTGCAGGTCTTGGGCGCAGGGGCGGAGATCGTCCGCAAGGAACTCTTGGCCTAA
- a CDS encoding DUF1852 domain-containing protein — protein sequence MTKDFTFTIKSILFDEDYSPSDNTRITTNFANLARGENRQENLRNALRMIHNRFNALAHWDNPKADRYAVELHIISVEMNIGAEGDSDAFPLIEILKTNILDRHTGQRTEGIVGNNFSSYVRDYDFSVVLPAHNTNQSVFSTPDDYGVLHGKLFKSFVNSDAYKAHFHKPPVICLSVSHTRTYQRTDNHHPALGVEYRQDDYSLTDQYFGQMGLKVRYFMPANSVAPLAFYHTGDLPGDYTNLELISTISTMDTFQKIYRPEIYNANSAAGAVYRPSLKHQDYSLTRIVYDREERSRLAVEQGKFAEAHFIKPYKAILEQWSANYAA from the coding sequence ATGACGAAAGACTTTACCTTCACTATTAAGAGCATTTTATTTGATGAGGATTATAGTCCCTCGGATAACACGCGCATCACCACCAACTTCGCTAATCTGGCCCGAGGCGAGAACCGTCAGGAAAATCTGCGAAATGCCCTGCGGATGATCCACAATCGCTTCAATGCGCTGGCGCACTGGGACAACCCCAAGGCGGATCGTTACGCCGTCGAACTCCACATCATTTCCGTCGAGATGAACATCGGCGCGGAAGGCGATAGCGATGCCTTCCCGCTGATCGAAATACTGAAAACCAACATCCTTGATCGCCATACCGGGCAACGCACCGAGGGCATTGTCGGCAACAATTTTTCCTCCTACGTGCGCGACTACGACTTCAGCGTCGTCCTGCCGGCGCACAACACGAATCAGTCTGTCTTCAGCACGCCGGACGACTATGGGGTCCTGCACGGAAAGCTATTCAAGTCCTTCGTGAATTCCGATGCATACAAGGCGCATTTCCATAAGCCTCCGGTCATATGCCTGAGCGTTTCGCATACGAGGACCTATCAGCGCACGGATAATCACCATCCGGCTCTCGGCGTCGAATACAGGCAGGACGACTATTCCCTGACGGATCAGTATTTCGGCCAGATGGGTCTGAAGGTTCGCTATTTCATGCCCGCGAACAGCGTGGCCCCTCTGGCCTTTTACCATACAGGCGACCTGCCCGGCGACTACACCAATCTGGAGCTGATCAGCACCATCAGCACGATGGACACGTTTCAGAAGATCTACCGCCCGGAAATCTACAACGCCAATTCCGCGGCAGGCGCCGTCTATCGACCCAGCCTGAAGCATCAGGACTATTCGCTGACCCGGATCGTTTACGACCGCGAGGAACGCAGCCGTCTGGCGGTCGAGCAGGGGAAGTTTGCCGAGGCGCACTTCATCAAACCGTACAAGGCCATTCTTGAGCAATGGTCGGCAAACTACGCCGCCTGA
- a CDS encoding LysR family transcriptional regulator: MLDRQHLSILREVDRLGSLTAAAERLNVSQSALSHMIRKLEERYGVAMWEKDGRNLRLTEAGRYVVTLAQRVLPQIERAEAVLSDYRYGQRGSLKIGMECHPCHQWLMGVTKPYLMDWPDVDLELTTSFAFGGVAALTGYEIDILITPDPIEALGISYLPVFDYELTLAVRADHPLALKTHAEPADLVDETLFTYPVPAERLDVFTQFLVPANCRPRHHRSVETTEMMLQLVAAGRGVSAIPNWLVHQEAATLGVRPVRIGKTGIRKSIHLGVRAGDETVDYIAGFLATSRQAESRNHTGK; this comes from the coding sequence ATGCTGGACAGGCAACATCTCTCGATTTTGCGTGAAGTCGATCGCTTGGGCAGTTTGACCGCGGCGGCGGAACGGTTGAATGTATCCCAGTCCGCCCTCAGCCATATGATCCGAAAACTGGAAGAACGCTATGGCGTCGCCATGTGGGAAAAGGACGGCCGCAATCTCCGCCTCACCGAAGCCGGTCGCTACGTCGTGACTTTGGCGCAGCGCGTTCTGCCGCAGATAGAAAGGGCTGAGGCGGTTCTTTCGGATTATCGCTACGGCCAGCGGGGATCTCTCAAGATCGGCATGGAATGTCATCCCTGCCATCAATGGCTGATGGGCGTCACCAAGCCCTATCTCATGGACTGGCCGGACGTCGACCTTGAATTGACGACGTCGTTTGCCTTTGGCGGCGTGGCGGCCCTGACGGGTTATGAGATCGATATTCTGATCACGCCAGACCCTATCGAAGCGCTCGGCATTTCCTATCTGCCGGTGTTCGATTATGAACTCACGCTTGCCGTTAGGGCCGATCATCCACTGGCGCTCAAAACCCATGCAGAGCCTGCCGACCTGGTGGATGAGACGCTCTTCACCTATCCGGTCCCGGCAGAGCGGCTGGACGTATTCACGCAATTCCTGGTGCCGGCCAATTGCCGCCCGCGCCATCACCGCAGTGTCGAGACGACGGAGATGATGCTGCAACTGGTAGCGGCCGGTCGTGGGGTCAGCGCCATTCCGAACTGGCTGGTGCATCAGGAAGCGGCGACGCTCGGTGTGCGCCCCGTCCGCATCGGCAAGACAGGCATCCGTAAGAGCATCCATCTGGGGGTGAGAGCGGGCGACGAAACGGTCGATTACATCGCCGGGTTTCTCGCGACGTCACGTCAGGCCGAAAGCCGAAATCACACCGGGAAATAA
- a CDS encoding cysteine hydrolase family protein, which yields MARAFEDIGPHAVHLCVDMQRIFAEDTPWRTPWMTRVAPKIEKLIAAHPNDTVFTRFLPASTPQSANGRWRLYYEKWKDLTLERIDPKLLDIMSDLLRESPDSPVFDKTTYSPWIDPGLADFLDNRRVDTLIVTGAETEVCIAATVLGAVDRGYRVVVVTDGICSSSDKTHDAMVDIYHERYSVHVSPATIRTILEHWPSD from the coding sequence TTGGCTCGCGCCTTTGAGGATATAGGTCCGCACGCTGTTCATCTCTGCGTCGACATGCAGCGGATATTTGCCGAGGACACCCCCTGGCGAACGCCGTGGATGACGCGGGTCGCACCGAAGATTGAAAAGCTTATCGCCGCACATCCGAACGATACCGTGTTCACGCGCTTCCTGCCCGCGTCGACGCCGCAAAGCGCGAACGGCAGATGGCGACTCTATTACGAAAAATGGAAAGACCTTACGCTCGAACGCATCGACCCCAAGCTTCTGGACATCATGTCCGACCTGCTGCGGGAGAGCCCTGACTCGCCGGTGTTCGACAAAACCACCTATAGTCCGTGGATCGATCCCGGACTGGCTGATTTTCTGGATAATCGGCGCGTCGATACGCTCATCGTGACAGGGGCGGAAACCGAGGTCTGTATCGCAGCGACCGTTCTGGGCGCCGTCGATCGCGGCTATCGGGTGGTCGTGGTGACCGACGGAATTTGTAGCTCTTCGGACAAAACCCACGACGCCATGGTCGATATCTATCATGAGCGTTACAGCGTCCATGTGTCGCCCGCGACCATCCGGACCATACTCGAACACTGGCCTTCTGACTAA
- a CDS encoding SDR family oxidoreductase — translation MAIETTSLQGKRVLVTGGTTGIGRATVALLVEQGARVVTFGRHQPELEDSLRHARGINPAANLHGLTANVATREGVAAVFAAVDLHLGGLDILINNAGLAVAGAQDTPDEEWRLAAETNFLGYIACAREAIHRMQVTGSGHIVFIGSVSAEFQSPGSSVYAATKAGIETYAKTLRKEVMESNIKVTLIEPGSVGADMQDKSPEEQREAIARNEMLYAEELADTIGFALTRSARTDVSVMRVEPLLERT, via the coding sequence GTGGCTATCGAGACGACATCTTTGCAAGGCAAACGCGTACTTGTCACCGGCGGTACGACCGGCATCGGCCGGGCGACCGTGGCGCTTCTGGTCGAGCAGGGCGCGCGGGTCGTGACCTTCGGTCGCCATCAGCCCGAACTGGAGGATTCGCTGCGCCATGCGCGCGGCATCAATCCGGCGGCGAACCTCCACGGTCTGACCGCCAATGTGGCCACGCGCGAAGGCGTGGCGGCAGTGTTCGCCGCGGTCGATCTGCATCTGGGCGGGCTCGACATCCTCATCAATAATGCCGGCCTGGCGGTGGCTGGCGCGCAGGACACGCCGGACGAAGAGTGGCGTCTGGCGGCGGAAACCAACTTTCTCGGCTATATCGCCTGTGCGCGCGAAGCCATCCATCGCATGCAGGTTACAGGCAGCGGGCATATTGTCTTCATAGGTTCCGTAAGCGCCGAGTTTCAGTCGCCGGGGAGCAGCGTTTACGCCGCGACGAAAGCCGGCATCGAAACCTATGCCAAGACCCTGCGCAAAGAGGTGATGGAGAGCAATATCAAGGTGACCCTGATCGAGCCCGGTTCGGTGGGCGCCGATATGCAGGACAAGAGCCCTGAAGAACAGCGTGAAGCCATCGCCAGAAATGAAATGCTCTATGCCGAGGAACTGGCGGACACGATCGGCTTCGCGCTGACGCGGTCGGCGCGCACGGACGTGTCGGTCATGCGCGTCGAACCCCTGCTCGAACGCACCTGA
- a CDS encoding ferritin-like domain-containing protein — protein MPKITTLEDAFIHELSDVYSAEKQLTKALPKLARAATHPKLAEGFTQHLEETQGQIERIDQIVEAQGLKLKRVKCLAMEGLVGEGGETIEEIEKGPVRDVMLIVGAQKVEHYEIAAYGSLITLADQLGYKDAVRLLKETLAEEKATDEKLNGLATSEVNRQALEAAAQVEPAE, from the coding sequence ATGCCCAAGATCACGACGCTTGAAGACGCTTTCATCCACGAACTTTCCGACGTGTACAGCGCTGAAAAGCAACTGACCAAGGCGCTGCCGAAGCTGGCCCGCGCCGCCACCCATCCCAAGCTGGCCGAAGGCTTCACCCAGCATCTGGAAGAAACTCAGGGCCAGATCGAGCGCATCGATCAGATCGTCGAAGCGCAGGGGCTCAAGCTCAAGCGCGTCAAATGCCTGGCCATGGAAGGTCTGGTCGGCGAAGGCGGCGAAACGATCGAGGAGATCGAAAAGGGCCCGGTGCGCGACGTTATGCTGATCGTCGGCGCGCAGAAGGTCGAGCACTATGAAATCGCCGCCTATGGCAGCCTGATTACTCTGGCCGACCAGCTCGGTTACAAGGACGCCGTGCGCCTCCTGAAGGAGACGCTGGCCGAGGAAAAGGCGACCGATGAAAAGCTCAACGGTCTGGCCACGTCCGAGGTCAATCGTCAGGCGCTCGAAGCCGCCGCTCAGGTCGAGCCGGCTGAGTAA